In the Streptomyces sp. WMMC940 genome, CTCGGCGACCGGTTGTGCTGTCCGGCGCGGTCTTCGATCTTTCTGATCGCGGACCGGAGCCGGGGCGGTGGTCCGCCGGGGTACGGCGGAGGAATGTACGTGCAAGGTCCGGCCCGAGTTCCCCCTGCTCGGCCCTCTCTTCGGGAGAAGCGAGGGGTGTCGTGCCGGTTCCGGAGCGTGCTCGAAACTGCTCAGGCAGGCTGCTCAGGCAGTTGGGGAGGCTCCCGGAAGAATGGTGGTCCCGGAAAGGGACACGAAGCACCGCGCCACAAGATTGTGGGCTGCGTACTTGAGGTTAACACTACCGGCTCCAACAAACATTCCCCCTCTCTGTCACCGGCAATCCCGTGTCGCTACGAAGCGAGCGGGAGAACGCTCGCTCCCGCGGCGTCGAGGGCGAGCCTGTTCGCCGCCCAGCCCTCGCCCGCCAGCCGTGCGACCTTGTCGGCCGCACCGTCCTCGGCCAGCGCGAGCACGGTGGGGCCCGCACCGGAGATGACCGCGGGGACGCCGTCCGCGCGCAGTCGGTTCACCAGGTCGACGCTCTGCGGCATCGCCGGAGCACGGTACTCCTGGTGGAGGCGGTCCTCGGTGGCGGGAAGCAGCAGCTCGGGGCGCCTGGTGAGGGCCTCGACGAGCAGCGCGGCCCGGCCCGCGTTGACGGCGGCGTCCACGTGCGGGACCGTGCGCGGCAGCAGCCCGCGGGCGGTCTCGGTGAGCACCGGCTTACTCGGCACGAAAACCACCGGAACGATGGATTCGGATGGGTCCATCCTGATCGCACGGGCCGCGCCGCCATCGGTCCAGGCGAGGGTGAAACCGCCGAGCAGGCAGGCGGCGACGTTGTCGGGGTGCCCCTCGATCTCGGTGGCGAGCTCCAGCAGCGCGGCGTCGTCGAGCCTGGCGTCGCCGCCTATCGTCACCGCGCGGGCGGCCACGATGCCCGCGCAGATGGCGGCCGACGAGGACCCGAGCCCGCGCCCGTGCGGGATGCGGTTCGCGCAGACGACCTCGAGGCCGCGGGGCTGCCCGCCGAGCAGGTCGAAGGCCGTGCGCAGCGAGCGAACGAGGAGATGACTCTCGTCGCGCGGCAGCGTCTCGGCCCCCTCACCGGCGATGTCGATGTGCAGCCCGGTGTCGGCGACACGGACGACGACGTCGTCGTACAGGCCCAGCGACAGGCCGAAGGCGTCGAAGCCCGGTCCGAGGTTGGCGCTGGTGGCGGGCACGCGCACTCGGACGGCGGCGGCGCGGAACGCGGGACCGGCCATCGATCGACGACACTCCTTGGTTCTGATCGGTGCTGATCTCGATGATCTGTGTGATCGGGTCTGATCGGCGTGATGATGACGTGAAGATGCGAAGACCCACGGGCCGGCGACGGCAACGACCGCGGCATATGCGGCGGCGGGGTTGCGTACAGCCTATCCAAGGAAGGTTCCGCGGCGACATAGGGCGCACAGGAGGCGCACGATGCGTGTCGCACTCCCCTGTGTGCCTCATCGGGACATGCTGGACGACTTGCCGTCTACGCGCGCCACGCTCGCGAGACGCGGCCCGGCGCTCGGGAACCGTCCCGCGTGCGCCCGCCCCTTGCGGCACCGCCACCGGTGGCGCGTACGCGAGCCGGCGCGGGCACACGGCCGCACCACTCGTGCGGCCGCTCCCGTGCACGGCGCGACGCCTCTCCCGCAGCGCCCCGCGACCCGGGACCGGTACCGGGCAGCGCAGGTACCACCCCGCGGCCGGGAACGCCTCAGACGAGCCCGAGCTGCTGCGCCGCCGTGGCCGCGTCCACCGGGACCGTGAGCGGCTGGGGCGCCCCGGCGACCGCCCAGTCGGGATCCTTCAGGCCGTTGCCCGTGACCGTGCAGACGATCCGCTGGCCGGCGTCGACCTTGCCCTCCTCGGCGGCCTTGAGCAGACCGGCCACCGAGGCGGCCGAGGCGGGCTCCACGAAGACGCCCTCGCGCGAGGCCAACAGCTTGTAGGCACGGAGGATCTGACGATCGGTCACCTCGTCGATGAAGCCGCCCGACTCCTCCCTGGCCGCCAGCGCGAACTCCCAGGACGCGGGATTGCCGATCCGGATCGCGGTCGCGATCGTCGACGGGTCCTTGACGACCTCGCCGCGAACGATGGGCGCGGAACCGGACGCCTGGAAGCCCCACATGCGCGGAGTGCGGGCCGACATCCCGTCCGCCGCGTACTCCTTGTAGCCCTTCCAGTACGCCGTGATGTTGCCGGCGTTGCCGACCGGCAGCACATGGACGTCCGGCGCGTCGCCGAGCGCGTCGACGATCTCGAAGGCCGCGGTCTTCTGGCCCTCGATCCGGACCGGGTTCACCGAATTGACCAGCGCCACGGGGTAATTCTCGGACAGACCCCGGGCCAGCACCAGACAGTCGTCGAAGTTGCCGTCGACCTGCAGGATCTTCGCCCCGTGGACCAGCGCCTGACCCAGCTTGCCCATCGCGATCTTGCCCTGCGGGATCAGCACGGCGGAGACCATTCCGGCGCGGCCCGCGTAGGCCGCGGCGGACGCCGAGGTGTTGCCGGTGGAGGCGCAGATGACGGCCTTCGCCCCCTCCTCCTTGGCCCTGGTGATCGCCATCGTCATCCCGCGGTCCTTGAAGGACCCCGTCGGGTTGGCGCCCTCGACCTTGAGATATACGTCACACCCCGTGGCCTCGGAGAGGGACTGCGCGAAGACGAGCGGCGTGCCGCCCTCGCCGAGAGTGACGACCGGCGTCGTGTCCGTCACCGGAAGCCGGTCACGGTACTCCTCGATGATGCCGCGCCACTGGTGAGTGCGAGTGCTCATGGGTCCTTACTCTCCTTCAACCCGCATGATGCTGGCGACACCGCGCACGGTGTCGAGCTTGCGCAGCGCCGCGACGGTCCCCGAAAGGGCGGCGTCGGGCGCGCGGTGGGTGACGACGACGAGCGATGCCTCGCCGTCCTTGCCCGTCTGGCGCACCGTGTCGATGGATACGCCGTGCTCGGCGAAGACCGTCGCCACCTGGGCGAGCACACCCGGCTTGTCGGCCACGTCGAGGCTGATGTGGTACCGCGTCACGACCTCGCCCATCGGACTGACCGGCAACTGCGTGTACACGGACTCGCCGGGCCCCGTCGCCTCGGCGAGCTTGTTGCGGCAGACGGCGACCAGGTCGCCCAGGACGGCGGAGGCGGTCGGCGAACCGCCGGCGCCGGGGCCGTAGAACATCAGCCGGCCGGCCGCCTCGGCCTCGACGAACACCGCGTTGTACGCCTCGCGGACGGAGGCCAGCGGATGGCTCAGCGGGATCATCGCCGGGTGCACACGGGCCGTGACCGACCTGCCGTCCGCCGCCCGCTCGCAGATCGCCAGCAGCTTGATGGTGCAGCCCATCTGCCTGGCGGAGGCGAAGTCCGCGGCGGTGACCTCGGTCATGCCCTCGCGGTACACGTCGTCGAGGCGCACCCGGGTGTGGAAGGCGATGCCGGCGAGGATCGCCGCCTTGGCTGCGGCGTCGAAGGCCTCGACGTCTGCGGTCGGGTCGGCCTCGGCGTACCCGAGCGCGGTGGCCTCGTCCAGGGCCTCGGAGTAGCCGGCGCCGGAGGTGTCCATCTTGTCGAGGATGAAGTTCGTCGTGCCGTTGACGATGCCGAGGACCCGGTTGACCTTGTCGCCCGCGAGGGACTCGCGCAGCGGCCTGATCAGCGGGATCGCACCGGCCACGGCGGCCTCGAAGTAGAGGTCCCGGCCGTGTTTCTCGGCGGCGGCGTACAGCGTGGCGCCGTCCTCCGCGAGCAGCGCCTTGTTGGCCGAGACGACCGAGGCGCCGTGCTCGAAGGCGGTGGTGATCAGCGTCCGGGCGGGCTCGATACCGCCGATGACCTCGACGACCACGTCGATGTCGGTGCGCGAGACGAGCGTCTTGGCGTCGGTGGTGATGAGTTCCTGCGGGATGCCCTCACGGACCTTGGCGGGGCGGCGGACGGCGACCCCGGCGAGCTCCACCGGGGCCCCGATCCGCGCGGCGAGGTCGCCGGCGTGCGTCGTCATGATGCGCGCCACCTCTGAGCCGACCACTCCACAGCCCAGCAGCGCCACCTTCAGCGGACGCGTACGCATCATCCGACCTCGATTCCTTCATAAACCAGAGTGCGAACCAGTCTCACCCACCGCACGGGGCTTTCCGCTCCCTGTCCGGATTCTGAGACATATATTTCATCAGCCGACATCCAGACGCAGGAGATCTTCCTCCGTCTCACGCCGGACGATCACCTTCGCCTCGCCGTCGCGCACGGCGACGACGGGCGGGCGGAGCGCGTGGTTGTAGTTGCTGGCCATGGAACGGCAGTACGCGCCGGTCGCCGGCACCGCGATCAGGTCGCCCGGCGCCAGGTCGGCGGGCAGGAAGGCGTCCCTTACGACGATGTCGCCGCTCTCGCAGTGCTTGCCGACGACGCGCACGAGCATCGGCTCGGCGTCACTCGCTCGGGAGACGAGGGCCACGCTGTACTCGGCGTCGTACAGCGCCGTGCGGATGTTGTCGGACATGCCGCCGTCGACGCTGACGTACGTCCGCAGCCCCTCGAGCGGCTTGATCGTGCCGACCTCGTACAGCGTGAAGGCGGTCGGCCCGACGATCGCGCGGCCCGGCTCGACGGAGATGCGGGGAGTCCGCAGACCGGCGGCCTCGCACTCACGGGTGACGATCTCGCTGAGCGCCTTGGCGATCTCGTGCGGCTCGCGCGGATCGTCGTCCGAGGTGTAGGCGATGCCGAGACCGCCGCCGAGGTCGATCTCGGGGAGCTCGACGCCGTGCTCGTCCCGGACCTCCTTCAGCAGTCCGACCACCCGGTGGGCGGCCACCTCGAAGCCGGAGGTGTCGAAGATCTGCGAGCCGATGTGCGAGTGGATGCCGATGAGTTCCAGCCCGTCGAGCCGAAGGGCCCGCCGCACCGCCTCCGCCGCCTGCCCGCCCGCGAGCGCGAGACCGAACTTCTGGTCCTCGTGGGCGGTGGCGATGAACTCGTGGGTGTGCGCCTCGACGCCGACGGTGACGCGGATCTGGACGCGCTGGCGCCTGCCGAGGGACCGGGCGATGTGCGCGACGCGGACGATCTCCTGGAAGGAGTCGAGGACGATGCGCCCGACGCCCGCCCGCACCGCGTTCTCGATCTCCTCCGGGGACTTGTTGTTGCCGTGGAAGGCGATGCGCTCGGCGGGCATCCCGGCGTCGAGCGCGGTGGTGAGCTCACCCCCGGAGCAGACATCGAGGTTGAGCCCCTCCTCGTTCAGCCAGCGCACGACGGCGCGGGAGAGGAACGCCTTGCCCGCGTAGAAGACGTCGGCGTCCTTGCCGAAGGCGTCGGCCCAGGCACGGCAGCGGGCGCGGAAGTCCGCCTCGTCGAGGAAGTAGGCAGGGGTGCCGAACTCCTCTGCCAGCCTGGTGACTTCGACGCCGGCGACGGTGACGACGCCGTCGCCGGAGCGGCTGACCGTGCGCGACCAGACCTTCTCGTCCAGCACATTGAGGTCGGCCGGCGGGGCGGAGTAGTGGCCGTCGGGGAGGACGTCGGCGTAACGGGGCCCGGCGGGGTGTGCGGAACGGCTCATTCTTCTCTCACATCTACAGGTGTTCGGGTGCGCTGATGCCGAGCAGGGCCAGGCCACCGGCCAGCACCGTCCCGGCGGCTTCGGCGAGGGCGAGCCGGGAACGGTGGGTGGCCGAGGGTTTCTCGTCACCGAGGGGCAGCACGGTCTGCTGGAAGCCGAGCAGGGCGTCGGCGGTGGCCTCGAGATGGCGCGCGACCCGGTCGGGGGCGCGCAACCGGGCGGCGGACTCCAGGACGGCGGGGTGGTCGCCGAGAGCGGTGAGGAGCGCGGAGGTAGCCGCGCTGCCGCGAACGGGGCGGGGCGGGGGCAGGTCCGCGGTGCCACGAACGGGGCGGGGCGGGAACGGGTCCGCGCTGCCGCGAACATACCCCGACGGAAGCGGGACCTCGTACCCATCGCGCGCGACGGGAAGGTCCCCGTCGTACGAGACGTCCCCGCCATGCGAGACGTCCCCGACGCACGAGACATCATCGTCGTACGAGATGCCACCGTCGTACGAGACGGGGACACCTAGCCGATCGGCCGCGCGCAGCAGAGCCCGGCTGCGGGAGTACGCGTACCGGACCCGGAAGAGCGCGTTCGACTCCTTCTGTACGAGCAAGGCACCGTGCGCGAGGGGCTGGTCGTGGGCGGCGGGCCGGAGCAGCGCCCAGAGGGCGGCATCACGGCCGGCACGCTCGAAGATCGCCTCGTCCTGGACGGGCAGGGCGGTGATCCGCTCGCTGCCCCCGGGCTCGACGACGGCCGTCGCACCCTGCGCCGCCAGCAGCCGCACGACGGTGTCGGTGATCACCCGGGCGCGGAGCTCGCGGGCCGGCGCGAAGCCGAAACGGACCCCGGAGAGGCCGTCGCCGTGCCCGTACTCCAGGCCGTGCGCACCGATCACACGCAGGAGCACGGCGGCCGGGTCACCGTCGAGGGTGAAGTTCAGGAAGCCGGGGCCGGTGATCTCGACCCGGGCGATGCCGGGTGCGTCGGCGATCCGGGCCCTCAGCACTTCGGCGACGTCCCGGGCCTGCCGCCCGGTGGGCCCGGCGAGCCGGAGCGCGACATTGGTGGCGTAGTCCCCGCGGCCTCCGGGGCGCGGGCGCTCGACCTTGATCCGCTCGGGTACGGGTGCGTGCAGGGCGCCCTCCTCGACCGCACGGCACACGGCGCCCAGCACGGTACGGGAGAGATCTGCGGGGGTCACGGGACAAGCGTATGGGAGAGAGGGGGTGTGATCGCGAACCGGTTTCGCCATGCGGTCAGCCCCGTGTGCTCCCCGCCCTCCCGGCGCCATGCCTGCCGTCTACGGACGGCGGGCCCTCCCCGTACATCAACCGTCGGACGAGCCGCACCAGCTCGGCGGGCTCGAAGGGCTTGGCGAGAAAGGCGTCGACACCCGCGGCGATACCCGTGTCGACCTCCTGCTGCGTACAGGCGCTGATGATCGCGACGGGCACACGCCTGGTCCTGGGATCCGACCGCAGCCGCGCGGCGGTCCGCAGGCCGTCGAGCCGCGGCATCACCACATCGAGCGTGATCACATCCGGCCGCACCTCGTGGACGACCTCCAGGCACTCGGCACCATCGGCCGCGGTCACGACCTCGAAGCCCTCCAGCTCGAGATTGACCCTGATCAGCTGCCGGATCACCCTGTTGTCGTCGACGACGAGCACCCGGCCGGACACGCCTGACACAACTCGAGAGTAGGTCCGCGAACGCACCCGCGTCCGGCTTTTCCCCACTTCTGACCCGGACGGGGGGCGCAGGACGGGTGGAGGGGCTGTACGGACGGGGCGCCTGGCGGGGGCGGCCGGTGCGGGGTGGTGGGGACTCCGGGGGTTGGGCGCCCGACAGGTCCGGCCGGACTGCACGGCGTCCCGGGCGCGGCTTGGGTCGGGATCGGGTGGGGCGCGCGGGCGGCCAAGCCCGGGAGGCGAACGGCCGGCGTCCCCGGGGGCCCGGCGGCCCCACGGTCACGGGCTGGAAATACCTGTTCACGGGCACCCCATCAGAGCTGGTAGGGTTCTACCCGTCGCCGCCGAGAGCGGCGGACGCCCCCGTAGCTCAGGGGATAGAGCAACGGCCTCCGGAGCCGTGTGCGCAGGTTCGAATCCTGCCGGGGGCACTCCGGGAAAGAACTCCTGACCTGCAGAAATACAGGTCGGGAGTTTTTGCGTTCACATCAAAACGCACACGGTCTTTTGACCGTTGCTCTTTTCGAGGAAGGCGCTGCGCCACGGCTTGCCGATAACCCATTCCACAGGTCGATTTCCGCAGGTCAACGACTCACCGCTAGGCATTCAGCGACCTCGCTCCCCAGCAAATGTCGGCCGAGCCGCGTCGCGGGAACCATGGGGTCGCTTTCCTTCGAACATCGCGCATGGCCTGCCTTTATGTGACTGACGGCACATGGAAACGCAAACGGTCTGGTGGGTCGTTGCCGCTTCGGCTTGGAGTGTTGACAGCAGCCTCACAGGGCGCGAGTCGAGCCATTCGTCACTCCAGCGCTGCAGTAGATCCCGCCGCGTATAGGAGGGCCTGTCCCCATGGCTTCGTATGTTGGCAACGGCGGAAGAGTAACGACCGGCACGGACACGCCAGGGCCGGACTTCGCACCCGACGGATCCGCAGCAAGCAAGGCGGACACCCAGCCGGCGCCACGGTGCGCCTGCACCGATGCACCGCGTGGCCGGAAGACGCGAGCACGGCTGTGACAGGGCCGCCCTCCCCGACGCTGAGATCAGCGTGATCATTGACGTGACGTACGGGGAGGGCTGGGACGCCGCCTCCCGCATGGTCCTTGGTCCCATCAGCCGGGAGCACGCCGCGAACCGGGACGCTACGGGCGAGCGGTACGCCGTGGTGCTGCGCGAGCGAGGGCGCCCGCAGCCGGTCGCCGTGCTGAACATCGCCTGGGCGCACGACTACCTGGGCGTGTGGGCGTACGACGATCAGGGCCGTCGCACCCGTGAACTCGATCTGCGCCGCTTGGAACCCGATCGGCTCCTCCTCCGCCACATCGCTCAGTGGAGGTACGACAGCGACGACATGGCGGAGTTCGCAGACCGCGTGGGGCGCGTGCTCATCGACCTCTACCCGGACGGCAGGGGCCGGAAGGTGTCCGAACCGAAGGGGATCGGGGGCGGCTCGCTGCACACCCTGGCCGATGTTCCGGACGAGCAGCGCTGGGCGCCAGCTCCCGCATTCGGCGACTGGGCGTGGGCGGTGGCCATGGCGACCGACGGGCACGTATCCGGCGTCTCCCTGCGGGACGCACCGGTACAACGTCCTCCCCAGGACGGTCCGGCGGAAGACCGGGAGCACGGTCATGCCACCGCCCCCGGGTGGTGTCTGCCCAGCCCCCTGCGCCCGCGCTACC is a window encoding:
- a CDS encoding response regulator; protein product: MSGRVLVVDDNRVIRQLIRVNLELEGFEVVTAADGAECLEVVHEVRPDVITLDVVMPRLDGLRTAARLRSDPRTRRVPVAIISACTQQEVDTGIAAGVDAFLAKPFEPAELVRLVRRLMYGEGPPSVDGRHGAGRAGSTRG
- the nrtL gene encoding ArgS-related anticodon-binding protein NrtL; translated protein: MTPADLSRTVLGAVCRAVEEGALHAPVPERIKVERPRPGGRGDYATNVALRLAGPTGRQARDVAEVLRARIADAPGIARVEITGPGFLNFTLDGDPAAVLLRVIGAHGLEYGHGDGLSGVRFGFAPARELRARVITDTVVRLLAAQGATAVVEPGGSERITALPVQDEAIFERAGRDAALWALLRPAAHDQPLAHGALLVQKESNALFRVRYAYSRSRALLRAADRLGVPVSYDGGISYDDDVSCVGDVSHGGDVSYDGDLPVARDGYEVPLPSGYVRGSADPFPPRPVRGTADLPPPRPVRGSAATSALLTALGDHPAVLESAARLRAPDRVARHLEATADALLGFQQTVLPLGDEKPSATHRSRLALAEAAGTVLAGGLALLGISAPEHL
- the lysA gene encoding diaminopimelate decarboxylase, translating into MSRSAHPAGPRYADVLPDGHYSAPPADLNVLDEKVWSRTVSRSGDGVVTVAGVEVTRLAEEFGTPAYFLDEADFRARCRAWADAFGKDADVFYAGKAFLSRAVVRWLNEEGLNLDVCSGGELTTALDAGMPAERIAFHGNNKSPEEIENAVRAGVGRIVLDSFQEIVRVAHIARSLGRRQRVQIRVTVGVEAHTHEFIATAHEDQKFGLALAGGQAAEAVRRALRLDGLELIGIHSHIGSQIFDTSGFEVAAHRVVGLLKEVRDEHGVELPEIDLGGGLGIAYTSDDDPREPHEIAKALSEIVTRECEAAGLRTPRISVEPGRAIVGPTAFTLYEVGTIKPLEGLRTYVSVDGGMSDNIRTALYDAEYSVALVSRASDAEPMLVRVVGKHCESGDIVVRDAFLPADLAPGDLIAVPATGAYCRSMASNYNHALRPPVVAVRDGEAKVIVRRETEEDLLRLDVG
- the thrC gene encoding threonine synthase, yielding MSTRTHQWRGIIEEYRDRLPVTDTTPVVTLGEGGTPLVFAQSLSEATGCDVYLKVEGANPTGSFKDRGMTMAITRAKEEGAKAVICASTGNTSASAAAYAGRAGMVSAVLIPQGKIAMGKLGQALVHGAKILQVDGNFDDCLVLARGLSENYPVALVNSVNPVRIEGQKTAAFEIVDALGDAPDVHVLPVGNAGNITAYWKGYKEYAADGMSARTPRMWGFQASGSAPIVRGEVVKDPSTIATAIRIGNPASWEFALAAREESGGFIDEVTDRQILRAYKLLASREGVFVEPASAASVAGLLKAAEEGKVDAGQRIVCTVTGNGLKDPDWAVAGAPQPLTVPVDAATAAQQLGLV
- a CDS encoding homoserine dehydrogenase — its product is MMRTRPLKVALLGCGVVGSEVARIMTTHAGDLAARIGAPVELAGVAVRRPAKVREGIPQELITTDAKTLVSRTDIDVVVEVIGGIEPARTLITTAFEHGASVVSANKALLAEDGATLYAAAEKHGRDLYFEAAVAGAIPLIRPLRESLAGDKVNRVLGIVNGTTNFILDKMDTSGAGYSEALDEATALGYAEADPTADVEAFDAAAKAAILAGIAFHTRVRLDDVYREGMTEVTAADFASARQMGCTIKLLAICERAADGRSVTARVHPAMIPLSHPLASVREAYNAVFVEAEAAGRLMFYGPGAGGSPTASAVLGDLVAVCRNKLAEATGPGESVYTQLPVSPMGEVVTRYHISLDVADKPGVLAQVATVFAEHGVSIDTVRQTGKDGEASLVVVTHRAPDAALSGTVAALRKLDTVRGVASIMRVEGE
- the thrB gene encoding homoserine kinase; its protein translation is MAGPAFRAAAVRVRVPATSANLGPGFDAFGLSLGLYDDVVVRVADTGLHIDIAGEGAETLPRDESHLLVRSLRTAFDLLGGQPRGLEVVCANRIPHGRGLGSSSAAICAGIVAARAVTIGGDARLDDAALLELATEIEGHPDNVAACLLGGFTLAWTDGGAARAIRMDPSESIVPVVFVPSKPVLTETARGLLPRTVPHVDAAVNAGRAALLVEALTRRPELLLPATEDRLHQEYRAPAMPQSVDLVNRLRADGVPAVISGAGPTVLALAEDGAADKVARLAGEGWAANRLALDAAGASVLPLAS